The Nitrogeniibacter aestuarii genome has a window encoding:
- the aroC gene encoding chorismate synthase produces the protein MSGNSIGKLFSVSSFGESHGPAIGCVIDGCPPGLAITEAEIQAELDRRKPGTSRHVTQRREPDTVEILSGVFEGVTTGTPIALLIRNQDQRSKDYSNIANTFRPGHADYGYWQKYGIRDYRGGGRSSARETAVRVAAGAVARKWLNERFGIVIRAFMSQLGPIEIPFRSWDDINVEGNAFFAPNKDILPELEAYMDELRKSGDSIGARIDVVASGVPVGWGEPVYDRLDADIAYAMMNINAVKGVEIGAGFDCVAQRGTEHSDEMSPEGFLSNEAGGVLGGISTGQDIMASVAIKPTSSIRLDRQSIDLEGNPVTVNTHGRHDPCVGIRATPIVESMLAIVLMDHALRHRGQNADVVCETPKIAGLAPTGNQRVPSPKA, from the coding sequence ATGTCCGGTAATTCGATTGGCAAGCTCTTTTCCGTCTCGTCCTTTGGCGAATCCCATGGTCCAGCCATCGGCTGTGTGATCGATGGCTGTCCGCCGGGACTGGCGATCACCGAAGCGGAGATTCAGGCGGAGCTCGACCGACGCAAGCCGGGCACCTCGCGCCACGTGACGCAACGCCGCGAGCCTGACACCGTCGAGATTCTGTCGGGCGTTTTCGAGGGCGTCACGACCGGTACGCCGATTGCCTTGCTCATCCGCAACCAGGATCAGCGCAGCAAGGACTACTCCAACATTGCCAATACCTTCCGGCCGGGACACGCCGACTACGGCTATTGGCAAAAGTACGGCATTCGCGACTACAGAGGGGGCGGCCGTTCTTCGGCCCGCGAGACGGCGGTGCGTGTTGCAGCCGGTGCGGTGGCCCGCAAGTGGCTTAACGAGCGCTTCGGCATCGTGATTCGCGCCTTCATGTCTCAGCTCGGCCCCATCGAGATCCCGTTCCGGTCGTGGGACGATATCAACGTCGAGGGCAACGCGTTCTTTGCGCCCAACAAGGACATCCTTCCCGAGCTGGAAGCCTACATGGATGAGTTGCGCAAGTCGGGCGATTCCATTGGCGCGCGCATCGATGTGGTCGCTTCGGGGGTGCCCGTGGGTTGGGGGGAGCCGGTCTATGATCGACTGGATGCCGATATTGCCTACGCGATGATGAACATCAACGCCGTCAAGGGCGTCGAGATCGGTGCCGGCTTTGATTGCGTGGCCCAGCGTGGTACCGAGCATTCCGACGAGATGTCGCCCGAGGGCTTTCTCAGCAACGAGGCGGGTGGTGTGCTCGGCGGTATTTCCACCGGCCAGGACATCATGGCGAGCGTCGCCATCAAGCCGACATCAAGCATTCGCCTGGATCGCCAATCCATCGATCTGGAAGGCAATCCGGTCACGGTCAACACCCACGGTCGTCACGATCCGTGCGTGGGGATTCGGGCCACACCGATTGTCGAATCCATGCTCGCGATCGTGCTCATGGATCATGCGCTGCGCCACCGGGGGCAGAATGCCGATGTCGTGTGCGAGACGCCGAAGATCGCGGGTCTGGCGCCGACGGGAAATCAGCGGGTGCCATCGCCCAAGGCTTGA
- a CDS encoding iron transporter yields MNGLAVFSRVLAAVAGGYACTAGLVALVAVALPAVFGMARGEAVVLASMGGFVAYLIVLVWVFATPRLVRVWAVLLGGGALVWGAALWLVVR; encoded by the coding sequence GTGAACGGATTGGCCGTCTTCTCACGCGTGCTGGCTGCGGTGGCAGGCGGCTACGCCTGCACTGCCGGGCTCGTTGCGCTAGTCGCCGTTGCGCTGCCTGCTGTTTTCGGCATGGCGCGTGGCGAAGCGGTGGTGCTTGCGTCGATGGGTGGCTTCGTTGCCTACCTGATCGTGCTCGTGTGGGTTTTTGCAACGCCGCGGTTGGTGCGCGTGTGGGCCGTGCTGCTGGGCGGCGGAGCGCTTGTCTGGGGTGCAGCACTGTGGCTGGTGGTGCGCTGA
- the fadD gene encoding long-chain-fatty-acid--CoA ligase FadD, producing MEKVWLKSYPPGVPAEIDIAAFTSIGDMFEKSCRQYGDRAAYVNMGKSITYTELERLSAQFGAYLQSELKLPRGTRVALMMPNLLQYPVAMYGALRAGYTIVNCNPLYTSRELEHQLRDSGAEAIVIVENFAHTLQHALPNTHIKHVIVTQLGDMLGFLKGMLVNLVVKHVKKMVPAWSLPGHVRFSDTLSAGARHALKPADVTHDDIAYLQYTGGTTGVAKGAVLTHRNILANLQQAHAWIKPFLSEGREVIITALPLYHIFSLTANCLTFFKIGATNVLITNPRDIPGFIKELSKVKFSAVTGVNTLFNALLHHPDFAKLDFSALRITLGGGMAVQQAVADRWLEVTGKPLIEAYGLTETSPAVTINPLDLTTFNHSIGLPISSTEISVRDDDGKEVATGQPGELCVKGPQVMRGYWNRDEETARVMTSDGFFRTGDVATVDEAGFVRIVDRKKDMILVSGFNVYPNEVEDVVASHPGVLEVAAVGVPSEHSGEAVKIFVVLKDKSLTKEALVAFCKQNLTGYKVPHLIEFRDELPKTNVGKILRRALRDETKA from the coding sequence ATGGAAAAAGTGTGGCTGAAAAGCTACCCCCCTGGCGTGCCTGCGGAAATCGACATCGCGGCATTTACTTCCATTGGCGACATGTTCGAAAAGAGCTGTCGCCAGTACGGTGATCGGGCGGCCTACGTGAACATGGGCAAGTCGATCACCTACACCGAGCTCGAGCGCTTGTCCGCCCAGTTCGGTGCCTACCTCCAGAGCGAACTGAAGTTGCCCCGTGGGACTCGAGTCGCCCTGATGATGCCCAATCTGCTGCAATACCCGGTTGCCATGTACGGCGCGTTGAGGGCCGGGTACACGATCGTCAACTGCAATCCGCTGTACACCTCGCGAGAGCTTGAGCATCAACTGCGCGATTCCGGGGCTGAGGCGATCGTGATCGTCGAAAACTTCGCCCACACCCTGCAGCACGCCCTGCCCAACACGCACATCAAGCACGTGATTGTCACGCAGTTGGGTGACATGCTCGGCTTCCTCAAGGGCATGCTCGTCAATCTTGTCGTCAAGCACGTCAAGAAGATGGTGCCGGCGTGGTCGTTGCCGGGGCACGTGCGTTTCAGCGACACCCTGTCGGCAGGCGCCCGGCATGCGCTCAAACCGGCAGATGTCACCCACGACGACATTGCCTATCTGCAATATACGGGTGGGACAACCGGGGTCGCCAAGGGCGCCGTGCTCACCCATCGGAACATCCTGGCCAACCTTCAGCAGGCGCACGCGTGGATCAAACCCTTCCTGAGCGAAGGCAGGGAGGTGATCATCACTGCGCTACCGCTCTATCACATCTTCTCGCTGACGGCGAACTGCCTGACCTTCTTCAAGATCGGCGCGACCAATGTGCTGATCACCAACCCGCGCGACATCCCCGGATTCATCAAGGAGCTGAGCAAGGTGAAGTTTTCGGCGGTGACCGGGGTCAATACGCTGTTCAATGCCTTGTTGCATCACCCTGATTTTGCCAAGCTCGATTTCAGTGCCCTTCGCATCACCCTGGGGGGCGGCATGGCGGTTCAGCAGGCGGTGGCCGATCGATGGCTCGAGGTGACCGGTAAGCCGCTGATCGAAGCCTACGGCCTGACCGAAACGTCACCGGCAGTCACCATCAACCCGCTTGACCTGACCACCTTCAACCATTCGATCGGACTGCCGATTTCTTCCACCGAGATCAGCGTTCGTGACGATGATGGCAAGGAGGTGGCGACCGGACAGCCCGGAGAACTGTGCGTGAAAGGGCCACAGGTGATGCGTGGCTACTGGAATCGCGACGAGGAAACCGCCCGCGTCATGACCTCTGATGGCTTCTTCAGGACAGGCGACGTGGCGACCGTGGATGAGGCGGGCTTCGTGCGAATCGTTGACCGAAAGAAGGACATGATTCTGGTGTCCGGTTTCAATGTCTATCCGAACGAAGTGGAAGATGTGGTCGCCTCGCATCCGGGCGTGCTGGAAGTCGCTGCGGTGGGGGTCCCGAGCGAACACAGTGGCGAGGCGGTGAAGATTTTTGTCGTACTCAAGGACAAGAGTCTGACGAAGGAAGCCCTGGTTGCCTTCTGCAAGCAGAATCTCACCGGGTACAAAGTGCCGCATTTGATCGAATTCCGTGACGAGTTGCCGAAGACCAATGTCGGCAAGATCCTGCGTCGCGCGCTGCGCGACGAGACCAAGGCCTGA
- a CDS encoding CBS domain-containing protein has product MQVSEILAIKGKVLYTIAPDRSLSEAVATMTEQDVGSLVVFEHGKMVGMLTFREVLKAVNDAGSAWQEKTIADAMVAEPMTAGANMEMDELRRHMVANHQRYLPVMEEDVLLGVISFHDVAKAVLEEQSFENRMLKNYIRNWPAEADES; this is encoded by the coding sequence ATGCAGGTGAGTGAGATTCTCGCGATCAAGGGCAAGGTGCTCTACACGATCGCGCCAGACCGTAGCCTTTCCGAGGCTGTGGCAACCATGACCGAGCAGGATGTCGGGTCGCTGGTTGTGTTCGAGCACGGCAAGATGGTGGGCATGCTCACGTTCCGCGAGGTGCTCAAGGCCGTGAACGATGCCGGCAGCGCGTGGCAGGAAAAGACCATTGCCGATGCCATGGTGGCCGAGCCCATGACGGCGGGCGCCAACATGGAAATGGATGAACTTCGCCGGCATATGGTTGCCAACCACCAGCGATACCTGCCGGTGATGGAGGAGGACGTCTTGCTCGGCGTCATTTCTTTCCACGATGTGGCCAAGGCCGTGCTGGAAGAGCAGAGTTTCGAAAACAGAATGCTGAAAAACTACATTCGCAACTGGCCGGCAGAAGCCGACGAGTCCTGA
- the ilvN gene encoding acetolactate synthase small subunit, which produces MSTVIDREAAGLVKVVLELEVNNHPGVMSHICGLFARRAFNVEGILCMPVPNTQCSRIWLVVFEDQRLEQMIKQVEKLEDVLTVRRHGADHAVLTRLDEFFA; this is translated from the coding sequence ATGTCTACAGTTATCGATCGTGAAGCGGCAGGTCTGGTCAAGGTGGTCCTTGAGCTTGAGGTGAACAACCACCCGGGTGTGATGTCGCACATCTGCGGCCTGTTTGCACGCCGGGCTTTCAACGTTGAAGGCATTCTGTGCATGCCGGTACCGAACACCCAGTGCAGTCGCATCTGGCTGGTGGTGTTCGAGGATCAGCGCCTTGAGCAGATGATCAAGCAGGTTGAAAAGCTCGAAGACGTGCTGACTGTGCGTCGCCACGGTGCCGACCATGCCGTGCTGACGCGGTTGGACGAATTCTTCGCCTGA
- the ilvB gene encoding acetolactate synthase large subunit, with protein sequence MMQMSGAELIVRLLERQGIETVAGVPGGAILPFYDALSQSEKIHHVLARHEQGAGFMAQGMARVSGRPEVCLASSGPGATNLVTAIADAKLDSIPMVAITGQVPLAMIGTDAFQEVDTYGMTIPITKHNYLVRDAQELLEVIPAAFRLAMSGRPGPVLVDVPKDVQTQLVSFEAYPDPATRDATPAIDMDAIETAARMINEAEQPVLYLGGGVIHAGASHQAVTLAEQASMPTTMTLMALGAMPVDHPLSIGMLGMHGAKYTNYVLEEADLLVCVGARFDDRAIGKAAQFCPNAKIVHIDIDPSELDKIKTAHVGINGDVADVLEQLMPRVEVKLRKRWLSHVEGLKSRFPLEMPGVENPRSHYGIVQAVANALDDNAVISTDVGQHQMWVAQAYPFRRPRQWLTSGGLGTMGFGVPAAIGAALAEPKRTVVCFSGDGSLKMNIQEMATMAEEELNVKIVLMNNNSLGLVYQQQNMFYGKRVMASKYKRATDFLKVAEGFGLDVCNLDTAEDPTAALADALHRPGPCLIHVSIDRDEFVYPMVPPGAANTEMIG encoded by the coding sequence ATGATGCAGATGAGCGGCGCGGAATTGATTGTCCGCCTGTTGGAACGCCAGGGTATTGAAACCGTGGCCGGCGTGCCCGGCGGCGCGATCTTGCCGTTTTACGACGCCCTGTCCCAGAGCGAGAAAATCCACCACGTGCTGGCGCGACACGAGCAGGGCGCGGGCTTCATGGCGCAGGGCATGGCGCGTGTTTCCGGCCGTCCGGAAGTGTGCCTGGCCTCGTCCGGCCCCGGTGCCACCAATCTGGTGACCGCCATCGCCGATGCCAAGCTCGACTCCATTCCCATGGTGGCCATCACCGGTCAGGTGCCCCTGGCCATGATCGGCACCGACGCTTTCCAGGAAGTCGATACCTACGGGATGACCATTCCGATCACCAAGCACAATTACCTGGTGCGCGACGCTCAGGAGTTGCTCGAGGTGATTCCCGCGGCCTTCCGTCTGGCCATGTCCGGCCGTCCGGGCCCGGTGCTGGTCGACGTCCCCAAGGACGTGCAGACCCAGCTGGTGAGCTTCGAGGCCTATCCCGACCCCGCCACGCGTGACGCGACCCCGGCGATCGATATGGACGCGATCGAAACGGCAGCGCGCATGATCAATGAGGCGGAGCAGCCGGTGCTGTATTTGGGTGGTGGTGTGATTCACGCCGGAGCCAGCCATCAGGCCGTGACGCTCGCCGAGCAGGCCAGCATGCCGACCACCATGACGCTGATGGCGCTGGGGGCCATGCCGGTTGACCACCCGCTGTCCATCGGCATGCTGGGCATGCACGGCGCCAAGTACACCAACTACGTGCTCGAAGAGGCTGATCTGCTGGTCTGCGTGGGTGCGCGATTTGATGATCGTGCCATTGGCAAGGCGGCGCAGTTCTGTCCGAACGCCAAGATCGTTCACATCGATATCGATCCGTCCGAACTGGACAAGATCAAGACCGCCCACGTGGGCATCAACGGCGACGTGGCCGACGTGCTCGAGCAACTCATGCCGCGCGTCGAGGTCAAGCTGCGCAAGCGCTGGCTGTCGCACGTGGAAGGGCTGAAGAGCCGTTTCCCGCTGGAGATGCCGGGTGTCGAGAATCCGCGTTCCCACTACGGCATCGTGCAGGCCGTGGCCAATGCCCTGGACGACAATGCGGTGATCTCCACCGACGTGGGGCAGCACCAGATGTGGGTGGCTCAGGCCTATCCGTTCCGTCGGCCTCGGCAGTGGCTGACTTCCGGTGGTCTCGGCACCATGGGTTTTGGGGTGCCGGCAGCCATCGGCGCCGCGCTTGCGGAACCGAAACGCACGGTGGTGTGCTTCAGCGGTGATGGCAGCCTGAAGATGAATATTCAGGAAATGGCCACCATGGCGGAAGAAGAGCTGAACGTGAAGATCGTGCTGATGAACAACAACTCGCTGGGGCTGGTGTATCAGCAGCAGAACATGTTCTACGGCAAGCGCGTGATGGCCTCCAAGTACAAGCGTGCGACCGATTTCCTGAAGGTGGCTGAAGGCTTTGGTCTGGATGTGTGCAATCTCGATACCGCAGAAGATCCGACGGCGGCGCTGGCCGATGCCCTGCATCGCCCGGGGCCGTGTCTGATCCATGTGTCCATTGATCGCGACGAGTTTGTGTACCCCATGGTGCCCCCGGGTGCCGCCAACACTGAAATGATCGGTTAA
- a CDS encoding PepSY-associated TM helix domain-containing protein: MSSQLRQGMVWLHTWAGVAIGALLFVIFWMGTLSVFDREIDRWMMPATRLSVPAQLPSLDATVLPVAERLAGAAPRWSIRLPDERTPVFELRYTDGAGRDVRRHLDPATGALLPDAGSVGANGFFFPFHFSLHLRAARLGYWLVGVAGMAMLLLLISGVIVHRRMFTDFFTFRPRRALPRATLDLHNLTGVLALPFHFVVTLSGLVIFFSIYFPVAWQFAFADDARPKLAFEREAFGRWQRPKAGEPGALASLDAMLATARAQWQGGRPYLVRIMHPRDAAAYVEVRRSVAGEVGMNLDIIHFDGASGAVLQRHTAQPVMAVQRFVAGLHFIQFRHGLLRALYFVAGLSGCVMIVTGLLFWLQARRGRRGSAHRVRVVEAVTVAATCGTLVATLAFLIANRLLPDMPARATAEMQVFFAAWAVALAHAACRGQRAWRAQSWAIGALALAAVVLNALTTGDHLAATLADGQWAVAGVDGALLVIAVVATMVTRRLGRVVQAEAPAASATGAGGG; this comes from the coding sequence ATGAGCAGTCAGCTGCGTCAAGGCATGGTCTGGCTGCATACTTGGGCAGGGGTGGCAATCGGAGCCTTGCTGTTCGTGATCTTCTGGATGGGGACCTTGTCGGTGTTTGATCGCGAGATCGACCGCTGGATGATGCCCGCCACCCGTCTGTCCGTGCCGGCTCAGCTGCCTTCGCTCGACGCCACGGTGCTGCCGGTGGCCGAGCGCCTGGCCGGCGCGGCGCCGCGTTGGTCGATTCGTCTGCCAGACGAACGGACGCCGGTGTTCGAGCTGCGCTACACGGATGGCGCGGGCAGGGATGTGCGTCGCCACCTCGACCCGGCCACCGGCGCGCTGCTGCCCGATGCGGGCAGCGTGGGCGCGAACGGTTTCTTCTTTCCCTTCCACTTCAGCCTGCACCTGCGCGCCGCTCGGCTGGGCTACTGGCTGGTGGGCGTGGCGGGTATGGCGATGCTGCTACTGCTGATCTCCGGCGTGATCGTGCACCGGCGCATGTTCACCGATTTCTTCACCTTCCGGCCGCGTCGGGCGCTGCCGCGCGCGACGTTGGACCTGCACAACCTCACCGGTGTGCTGGCCTTGCCCTTCCATTTCGTGGTGACCCTGTCCGGGCTCGTCATCTTCTTCTCGATCTACTTTCCCGTTGCCTGGCAATTCGCCTTCGCGGACGACGCTCGGCCAAAGCTCGCCTTCGAGCGCGAGGCCTTCGGGCGCTGGCAGCGCCCGAAGGCGGGTGAGCCCGGGGCACTGGCGTCGCTCGACGCCATGCTCGCGACCGCCCGGGCGCAGTGGCAGGGCGGGCGTCCCTACCTGGTGCGCATCATGCATCCGCGCGATGCGGCGGCCTATGTCGAGGTGCGACGCAGCGTGGCAGGGGAGGTCGGCATGAACCTGGACATCATTCACTTCGACGGGGCGAGCGGCGCGGTACTGCAGCGCCACACGGCCCAGCCGGTGATGGCCGTGCAGCGCTTCGTTGCGGGTCTGCACTTCATCCAGTTTCGCCATGGGCTTCTGCGCGCCTTGTACTTCGTCGCCGGTTTGTCCGGTTGCGTGATGATCGTCACCGGCCTGTTGTTCTGGCTTCAGGCGCGACGAGGGCGTCGTGGCAGTGCGCACCGCGTGCGCGTCGTCGAGGCAGTGACCGTCGCGGCCACTTGCGGCACGCTCGTCGCGACGCTCGCCTTCCTGATTGCCAATCGACTGCTACCAGACATGCCGGCCCGGGCCACGGCCGAGATGCAGGTCTTCTTTGCGGCCTGGGCAGTGGCCTTGGCACACGCCGCGTGCCGTGGTCAGCGCGCCTGGCGTGCCCAGTCGTGGGCGATCGGCGCGCTGGCGTTGGCGGCGGTGGTGCTCAACGCGCTGACCACCGGTGACCATCTGGCCGCGACCCTGGCGGACGGGCAGTGGGCCGTGGCCGGCGTCGATGGCGCCTTGCTGGTTATTGCAGTGGTCGCGACAATGGTGACGCGCCGCCTGGGCCGTGTGGTGCAAGCCGAAGCGCCTGCCGCGTCGGCGACGGGGGCGGGCGGTGGCTGA
- a CDS encoding TonB-dependent receptor → MHCRSRFSVGLERPAIALTLLLPVLVHAAEPSAELGTVTVSATRAGSVAGQTPQKITVVTREDIERQLAVSTDQAQVLSNLLPAYTPSRQKLSNAGETFRGRAPLFMIDGVPQSNPLRDSSRDGYTIDLSMVERIEIIHGASAEHGLGATGGIINFVTRRVRSEKLVQHAGVSVTGPTDSVSDGLGYKLDYRVEGMSGGWEFLAAGSYQTRGLFYDGNGEPIGVDNTQGDIMDSVSQDIMLKLGYWFDEDQNLAFTLNRFYLEGNNDYVNVPGDAEAGIPATSERGEAPGKAPQNEVLTTSLAYKHGDLAGAELAVQLYTQRFRARFGGGTFGTFQDPGIAPVGTLFDQSQNESDKAGAKLTLTRGDLFDNRLTLTGGFDLLQDKTRQMLIETDREWVPQTRFRNFAPFLQAELRPIERLKVQAGVRREYAELHVDTFTTVASANGVTVQGGEPSFQETLFNGGVVVQATDWAQLFANYAEGFGMPDVGRVLRGINQSGQRVDDFLDLQPIITDNREIGVRLAHGPFDLELSYFESDADLGSRLQNVGGVYQVRRERTEISGVEATASLRLNDAHRLTAAYARLHGRSDTDGDGKVDTRLDGANISPNRLTVGWLARWTERLDSQLSAYHYFDREFDKPELNFDGYSLVDASLSYRLDKGRISAGIENLFNEDYVTYYGQSADSTTRDERYFKGRGRTLTLGYQVDF, encoded by the coding sequence ATGCACTGCCGTTCCCGTTTTTCCGTTGGCCTTGAGCGTCCCGCCATAGCGCTGACCCTGCTGTTGCCCGTCCTTGTTCACGCCGCCGAGCCGTCGGCTGAACTCGGGACGGTGACCGTCAGCGCGACTCGTGCCGGGAGTGTGGCCGGACAGACACCACAGAAGATCACCGTCGTCACCCGGGAGGACATCGAACGCCAGCTGGCCGTATCCACGGATCAGGCGCAGGTGCTCAGCAATCTGCTGCCTGCCTACACCCCGAGTCGTCAGAAGCTGTCAAACGCGGGCGAAACCTTCCGCGGCCGCGCGCCGCTGTTCATGATTGACGGGGTGCCCCAGTCCAACCCCTTGCGCGACAGCTCGCGTGACGGCTACACCATCGACCTGTCGATGGTCGAACGCATCGAGATCATCCATGGTGCCAGTGCGGAGCATGGCCTGGGTGCCACTGGCGGCATCATCAACTTCGTCACCCGCCGTGTGCGCAGCGAAAAACTCGTCCAGCATGCCGGCGTCAGTGTCACCGGGCCCACCGACTCGGTCTCGGACGGTCTGGGCTACAAGCTCGACTACCGCGTCGAGGGCATGAGCGGCGGCTGGGAGTTCCTCGCCGCAGGGAGCTACCAGACACGCGGACTGTTTTACGACGGCAATGGCGAGCCGATCGGCGTGGACAATACCCAGGGCGACATCATGGATTCGGTGAGCCAGGACATCATGCTCAAGCTCGGCTACTGGTTCGACGAGGACCAGAACCTGGCTTTCACGCTCAACCGCTTCTACCTGGAAGGCAATAACGACTACGTGAACGTGCCCGGAGACGCCGAGGCGGGCATCCCGGCCACCTCAGAACGAGGCGAGGCGCCGGGCAAGGCACCCCAGAACGAGGTGCTCACCACCAGCCTGGCCTACAAACACGGTGATCTGGCCGGCGCAGAACTGGCCGTGCAGCTGTATACCCAGCGTTTTCGCGCGCGTTTCGGCGGCGGCACCTTCGGCACTTTCCAGGATCCGGGTATCGCGCCGGTGGGGACCTTGTTCGACCAGTCGCAGAATGAGTCCGACAAGGCGGGGGCCAAGCTGACCCTGACCCGGGGCGACCTGTTCGACAACCGGCTGACGCTGACCGGGGGGTTCGATCTGCTGCAGGACAAAACCCGTCAGATGCTGATCGAAACCGACCGAGAGTGGGTGCCGCAGACGCGTTTTCGCAACTTTGCCCCTTTCCTGCAGGCCGAGTTGCGTCCGATCGAGCGCCTCAAGGTGCAAGCCGGCGTGCGTCGCGAGTACGCCGAGTTGCATGTCGACACCTTCACCACCGTGGCCTCGGCCAATGGCGTGACCGTGCAGGGCGGCGAACCCAGCTTCCAGGAGACGCTGTTCAACGGTGGCGTGGTCGTGCAGGCCACCGACTGGGCGCAGCTGTTTGCCAACTACGCAGAGGGCTTCGGCATGCCGGATGTCGGCCGCGTGTTGCGGGGCATCAACCAGAGTGGTCAGCGGGTGGACGACTTTCTCGATCTGCAGCCGATCATCACCGACAACCGCGAGATCGGCGTGCGCCTGGCACACGGTCCATTTGACCTGGAACTGTCCTACTTCGAGTCTGACGCCGATCTTGGCTCGCGCTTGCAGAATGTCGGTGGCGTGTATCAGGTGCGGCGCGAGCGCACCGAGATCAGCGGCGTCGAGGCCACGGCCAGCCTGCGTCTGAACGACGCCCATCGGCTGACAGCCGCCTATGCGCGGTTGCATGGGCGCTCGGACACTGACGGCGATGGCAAGGTCGACACCAGACTGGACGGCGCCAACATCTCGCCGAACCGCCTCACCGTCGGCTGGCTGGCGCGCTGGACCGAGCGCCTGGACAGCCAGTTGAGCGCCTACCACTACTTTGACCGCGAGTTCGACAAGCCTGAACTGAACTTTGATGGCTATAGCCTGGTGGATGCCTCGCTGAGCTATCGACTGGACAAAGGGCGTATCAGCGCCGGCATCGAGAACCTGTTCAACGAGGACTACGTGACCTACTACGGCCAGAGCGCGGATTCGACCACCCGCGACGAGCGCTACTTCAAGGGCCGCGGTCGCACACTGACGCTGGGTTACCAGGTGGACTTCTGA
- a CDS encoding DUF3325 family protein: MAELLLAAAFAAGYAGFALLGLSLPRHWREVTGQLAMPARSCTAFRRTGAAGLGACFVLALWRDGAAFGCVLGVLLLCASAMAVALTLTWRPQWLAAIARRGC; this comes from the coding sequence GTGGCTGAGCTGCTGCTGGCCGCGGCGTTCGCCGCCGGGTACGCGGGATTCGCCCTGCTTGGCCTGTCCTTGCCGCGACATTGGCGCGAGGTGACTGGCCAGCTCGCCATGCCGGCGCGGTCCTGTACCGCCTTCAGGCGCACTGGCGCCGCCGGCCTTGGTGCCTGCTTCGTTCTGGCACTGTGGCGAGACGGCGCCGCCTTTGGCTGCGTACTCGGTGTTCTCCTGCTTTGTGCCAGTGCCATGGCGGTGGCTCTCACGCTGACCTGGCGACCGCAATGGCTGGCGGCGATCGCAAGGAGAGGATGCTGA